A part of Candidatus Eisenbacteria bacterium genomic DNA contains:
- a CDS encoding sigma-54-dependent Fis family transcriptional regulator encodes MTGKILIVDDEKNIRRTLDMILRPEGFETVEAASGEEAIRLFGEGGADLVVLDVKLPGMDGIETLREIRRAEPEQMVIMISGHATVATAVEATREGAFDFLEKPLTKERVLVAVRNALRFGTIGREVRELKAREAGRHVMLGDSPAMRRVRAEIERSAPTTARILIRGESGTGKELAARAVHESSPRRGRPFVKVNCAAIPEELIESELFGAMKGAYTGAVSSREGKFQQADGGTLFLDEVADMSLRAQAKVLRVLQEGEIEKVGGGGVIKVNVRVIAATNKNLDTEVAEGRFREDLFFRLNVVPIEVPPLRERREDIPKLTAHFLERYRIENNQPPRAISEEAQVVLDRLPWPGNVRELNNVVERLVIMSRGPEIGLADLRAAGILADSAPGDEAPAERGISAAPPGEILRLGGLVEARRRFEAVCIREALSESKGNVSEAARLLRIDRTNLHKKIQAYRIEAERDGSIREE; translated from the coding sequence ATGACCGGTAAGATCCTGATCGTCGACGACGAAAAGAACATCCGCCGCACCCTGGACATGATTCTCCGACCCGAGGGATTCGAGACCGTCGAGGCGGCGAGCGGGGAGGAGGCGATTCGCCTGTTCGGAGAAGGGGGCGCCGACCTTGTCGTTTTGGATGTGAAGCTCCCCGGCATGGACGGTATCGAAACGCTTCGCGAGATTCGACGGGCCGAGCCGGAGCAGATGGTGATTATGATCTCCGGGCACGCCACCGTCGCCACCGCCGTCGAGGCGACCCGCGAGGGAGCCTTCGATTTCCTGGAGAAGCCGCTCACCAAGGAACGGGTGCTGGTGGCGGTGCGGAACGCCCTCCGCTTCGGCACCATCGGACGCGAGGTGCGGGAGTTGAAGGCGCGTGAGGCGGGTCGCCACGTCATGCTCGGCGATTCGCCGGCAATGCGCCGCGTCCGCGCCGAGATCGAGCGGTCGGCGCCGACCACCGCGCGCATCCTGATCCGCGGCGAGAGCGGCACCGGCAAGGAACTCGCGGCGCGCGCCGTCCACGAGTCGAGCCCGCGACGCGGGCGGCCCTTCGTCAAGGTGAACTGCGCCGCCATCCCGGAGGAGCTGATCGAGAGCGAGCTCTTCGGCGCGATGAAGGGCGCCTACACCGGCGCCGTCTCCTCCCGCGAGGGGAAGTTCCAGCAGGCCGACGGCGGGACCCTCTTCCTGGACGAGGTGGCCGACATGAGCCTGCGCGCCCAGGCGAAGGTGCTCCGGGTGCTGCAGGAGGGGGAGATCGAGAAAGTCGGCGGCGGAGGCGTGATCAAGGTGAACGTGCGGGTGATCGCCGCCACGAATAAAAATCTCGATACGGAGGTCGCGGAGGGTCGCTTCCGAGAGGACCTCTTTTTCCGTTTGAACGTGGTGCCGATCGAGGTGCCGCCGCTACGCGAGCGCCGCGAGGACATTCCGAAGCTCACCGCTCATTTCCTCGAGCGATATCGCATAGAGAACAACCAGCCGCCCCGCGCGATTTCGGAAGAAGCGCAGGTCGTTCTCGACCGCCTTCCCTGGCCGGGCAACGTGCGCGAACTGAACAACGTGGTGGAGCGTCTGGTGATCATGTCCCGGGGGCCGGAGATCGGTCTCGCCGATCTGAGAGCGGCGGGGATTCTCGCCGATTCGGCGCCCGGGGACGAGGCGCCGGCGGAGCGCGGGATAAGCGCCGCCCCGCCGGGGGAGATCCTCCGGCTCGGCGGGCTGGTCGAAGCGCGGCGCCGGTTCGAGGCGGTCTGTATTCGCGAGGCGCTCTCCGAGTCCAAGGGGAACGTCTCCGAGGCGGCCCGCCTCTTGAGAATCGACAGAACCAATTTGCACAAGAAGATCCAGGCCTACCGCATCGAAGCGGAGAGGGACGGATCCATTCGCGAGGAGTAA
- a CDS encoding HAMP domain-containing protein codes for MRRIRNRLITLFVVVSLLPAIPASFLVWHLLARSLGPGTGDVVSGALAAGLDESRARLRAAKADFRGETERIWLPRIARNKLDIETINALPGGENLLILPLSEGRDAAAGPSPEDAELIAWAAGRGPVPGERTTAPERIGGRLALVAALPDGERVLFARPLEPEMIERAERIVEAMSLIEGLRLSRSAVVRSYAVPFLLSYLFLLLIAVAIGAVLARRLARPIEDLVASTGRVAAGDLETRVPIRGGGETRVLQEAFNRMVERLAEQRVTVARLERKAAWRDLARTLAHEIKNPLTPIQLAVQEIRDRYPGDGDDEYRRFLEEATEIVDEEVQALRRLVREFHDFARLPEPKPRRGDLIALLEELSRLYGPERVGLDAPRGSVAARFDPEELRRALINLIDNGLAACRAAGRPERVRLRAESADGIRIAVIDGGCGIPDADRERVFEPDFTTKSGGMGLGLPIVEGIITAHGGTIGIRSEPGRGTTFTIQLPEAPYGAPEPEDGHDR; via the coding sequence ATGCGCAGGATTAGGAATCGCCTCATCACCCTCTTCGTCGTGGTCAGCCTGCTCCCGGCGATTCCCGCGAGTTTCTTGGTGTGGCATCTCCTCGCCCGGAGTCTCGGCCCCGGAACCGGCGATGTGGTTTCCGGCGCTCTCGCCGCCGGCCTGGACGAGTCGCGGGCGCGACTCCGCGCGGCGAAAGCGGATTTTCGGGGCGAGACGGAGAGGATCTGGCTGCCGCGGATCGCGCGAAACAAGCTTGATATCGAAACGATCAACGCCCTCCCCGGCGGGGAAAATCTGCTGATCCTTCCGCTCTCGGAGGGGAGGGACGCCGCCGCCGGGCCGTCTCCGGAGGACGCGGAGCTGATTGCCTGGGCGGCGGGCCGCGGCCCCGTTCCGGGAGAGAGAACCACCGCGCCGGAGAGGATCGGGGGGAGGCTCGCCCTCGTCGCCGCCCTCCCCGACGGCGAACGGGTGCTCTTCGCGCGCCCCCTCGAACCGGAAATGATCGAGCGGGCGGAGAGAATCGTGGAGGCGATGTCGCTCATCGAGGGGCTCCGCCTCTCACGGAGCGCCGTGGTTCGCAGCTACGCGGTTCCCTTCCTGCTCAGCTATCTATTCCTTCTGCTCATCGCCGTGGCGATCGGCGCCGTGTTGGCTCGGCGCCTCGCCCGGCCGATCGAGGACCTCGTGGCGAGCACCGGCCGCGTCGCCGCCGGCGACCTGGAGACGCGCGTCCCCATCCGCGGCGGCGGCGAGACGCGGGTCCTGCAGGAGGCGTTCAACCGGATGGTGGAGCGCCTGGCGGAGCAGCGCGTCACCGTCGCCCGGCTGGAGAGGAAAGCGGCGTGGCGCGACCTCGCCCGCACCCTCGCCCATGAGATCAAGAATCCCCTCACGCCGATCCAGCTCGCGGTGCAGGAGATCCGGGACCGTTATCCCGGCGACGGCGACGACGAGTACCGCCGCTTCCTCGAAGAAGCGACGGAGATCGTCGACGAGGAGGTGCAGGCGCTCCGCCGGCTGGTCCGGGAGTTCCACGACTTCGCCCGCCTTCCGGAACCGAAGCCGCGCCGCGGCGATCTGATCGCTCTCCTGGAGGAGCTGTCGCGCCTCTACGGTCCGGAACGGGTCGGGCTCGATGCGCCCCGGGGGTCCGTCGCCGCCCGCTTCGATCCGGAAGAGCTGCGCCGCGCGCTCATCAATCTGATCGACAACGGCCTCGCCGCCTGTCGCGCCGCCGGCCGCCCCGAGAGGGTCCGCCTTCGCGCCGAGAGCGCGGACGGGATTCGCATCGCCGTGATCGATGGCGGATGCGGCATCCCGGACGCCGACCGGGAGCGCGTCTTCGAGCCGGACTTCACCACCAAGAGCGGCGGCATGGGGCTCGGCCTCCCCATCGTGGAGGGAATCATCACCGCCCACGGCGGGACGATCGGCATCCGGAGCGAGCCGGGCCGCGGAACGACCTTTACGATTCAACTGCCCGAGGCGCCGTATGGAGCGCCGGAACCCGAGGACGGCCATGACCGGTAA
- a CDS encoding DUF4390 domain-containing protein: MKRRPPFSHICPVVLAGLLVAALSALAAAASEEGPRVVAVEAVLSGDTLLCDVATAGLPDERAAESMRGGLPSALDVVVELVDEEERVLVRRSVRFRIAYDLWEEIFRVRDEGRAAAERRLEDIDSLRRFLRDLSGLEVAPLAAMEGSRRYRIRAGIVSHAIAPAEKERIGDWISGGDAGTDRDADRREVSLGFGGLIRYFFGGGDEGPPEGAASSDWFRPEELRDAQD; this comes from the coding sequence ATGAAGCGGCGGCCCCCCTTTTCCCATATCTGTCCCGTCGTTCTCGCCGGTCTTCTCGTCGCGGCGCTTTCGGCCCTCGCCGCCGCCGCGTCCGAAGAAGGGCCGCGGGTGGTCGCCGTGGAGGCGGTCCTCTCCGGCGATACCCTTCTCTGCGACGTCGCCACCGCCGGTCTGCCGGACGAGCGGGCCGCGGAGTCGATGCGGGGCGGGCTCCCGTCTGCGCTGGACGTGGTCGTCGAGCTGGTCGACGAGGAGGAGCGCGTCCTGGTCCGCCGTTCCGTCCGCTTCCGGATCGCCTACGACCTCTGGGAAGAGATCTTCCGCGTACGCGACGAGGGGCGCGCCGCCGCGGAGCGCCGCCTCGAGGACATCGATTCCCTCCGGCGTTTTCTGCGCGACCTGAGCGGCCTGGAAGTAGCGCCCCTCGCGGCGATGGAGGGAAGCCGTCGCTACCGGATCCGGGCCGGCATCGTCTCCCACGCCATCGCTCCCGCCGAGAAGGAGAGGATCGGCGACTGGATCTCCGGCGGCGACGCGGGAACGGATCGCGACGCGGACCGCCGGGAAGTCTCCCTCGGCTTCGGCGGGTTGATTCGCTATTTCTTCGGCGGCGGCGACGAAGGACCGCCGGAGGGCGCCGCCTCTTCCGACTGGTTCCGTCCCGAGGAGCTTCGCGATGCGCAGGATTAG
- a CDS encoding BamA/TamA family outer membrane protein, with the protein MAGRRTRGLLLLYLVCGSVLAAATGAFAAAEESGDGLIVEAIEVTGNDRTKESTIWAALGLEPGESVPPDSLPRAIENLRESEIFADVDVSSRRGSERGRIVLIVDAKEKPVEWRFGAGYQDLSGWYLIPVEFRADNRLGNGERVRAQVVIGNRMSGATFRYEEPRFGDRKSYYGLYGSAIGYGRIYFLNGVEYQHSVARGGFELYGGREIRSRLTLEAGAGFEAAEVESVAEAWNDRETRGIETGDELAYEDLPPEIRADVGERVRGTARLDLIWDNRSERLVAATPAAGVWGRLRVGGVFDHDKGFPYSTADVRAYRSAGGLSFGARLRAGVTTPRAPWFDRFYVGGLFTVRGFPTQSLSVTEGETRFWSASLEMRGALVGDRANPRLAGLLFIDAGDGWIVDGEPTWGDVAIGAGYGLRCRLPWVGWIGLDVGVPLTDTPAKESYHINGSFGWTF; encoded by the coding sequence ATGGCGGGAAGACGGACGCGCGGGCTGCTTCTTCTTTACCTCGTCTGCGGCTCCGTTCTCGCCGCGGCGACGGGCGCATTCGCCGCCGCCGAGGAGTCGGGCGACGGGCTGATCGTCGAGGCGATCGAAGTCACCGGGAACGACCGCACCAAGGAGTCGACGATCTGGGCCGCTCTCGGATTGGAACCGGGTGAGAGTGTGCCGCCCGATTCGCTCCCCCGAGCCATCGAGAACCTCCGCGAGAGCGAGATCTTCGCCGATGTGGATGTCTCCTCGCGGCGCGGCTCGGAGAGGGGACGTATCGTCCTCATCGTCGACGCGAAAGAGAAGCCGGTGGAGTGGCGCTTCGGCGCAGGCTATCAGGACCTCTCCGGTTGGTACTTGATCCCCGTAGAGTTTCGCGCCGACAACCGTCTCGGCAACGGCGAAAGAGTGCGCGCGCAGGTCGTCATCGGCAATCGCATGAGCGGAGCGACCTTTCGATATGAAGAACCTCGCTTCGGCGATCGCAAATCCTACTATGGCCTGTACGGGTCCGCCATCGGCTACGGGCGGATCTACTTTTTAAACGGCGTCGAGTACCAGCACTCCGTCGCCCGCGGCGGTTTCGAGCTGTACGGCGGCCGCGAGATCCGCTCGAGGCTCACCCTCGAGGCGGGCGCCGGCTTCGAGGCGGCGGAGGTGGAGTCCGTCGCCGAGGCGTGGAACGATCGGGAGACGCGGGGGATCGAGACGGGGGATGAACTCGCCTATGAGGACCTTCCCCCGGAGATCCGCGCCGACGTGGGGGAGCGGGTAAGGGGAACGGCCCGCCTCGATCTGATCTGGGACAACCGGAGCGAGCGGCTCGTCGCCGCGACCCCGGCCGCCGGCGTTTGGGGACGGCTCCGCGTCGGCGGCGTCTTCGATCACGACAAGGGATTCCCCTATTCCACCGCCGATGTCCGCGCCTATCGCTCCGCGGGGGGGCTCTCCTTCGGCGCGCGGCTCCGCGCGGGCGTCACCACGCCGCGCGCCCCCTGGTTCGACCGCTTCTACGTGGGCGGCCTCTTCACGGTCCGCGGTTTCCCCACGCAGTCCCTCAGCGTCACCGAAGGGGAAACCCGCTTCTGGAGCGCCTCTCTCGAGATGCGCGGGGCGCTGGTCGGCGACCGGGCGAACCCGCGTCTCGCCGGACTGCTCTTCATCGACGCCGGGGACGGTTGGATCGTCGACGGAGAACCGACCTGGGGGGACGTGGCGATCGGTGCCGGGTACGGCCTTCGCTGCCGCCTCCCCTGGGTGGGATGGATCGGCTTGGACGTGGGCGTCCCTCTCACCGATACGCCGGCGAAAGAAAGTTATCACATCAATGGTTCTTTCGGGTGGACCTTCTGA
- a CDS encoding DEAD/DEAH box helicase family protein: protein MSKGRASRREETPPPDWKPTQAVDNPVINDPYGEPTKHWLYKEGVPSLMDGRREASYWFKTKRTGAKEQDLFAEEERDSLPLVNALRGDVKRWRESGYRGASRVTKELLEWWMGEDRPRRLFFCQRESAETLIYLLELALPGRLHATGFKNFEVGAGVVDQLRRGEPPDLPSLVGDHPPRLIDPPSDADLLPLLRLGCKMATGSGKTIIMGMLIAWAFCNRGRNPASAHYPSGVLVCAPNLTVRKRLQVLRPEDPDNYYDAFDLVPPKYREYLNAGKVLITNWHVFAPKSEHVEGGKSYAVVNKGEETPEAFTKDRLGDLVSRLPILVLNDEGHHCWRGRPLSKKEEKEAVEGLDREKKKELSEEADTARVWLAGLDRINNSGLAGRNGGGPAPAILGCVDLSATPFYLSTSGYPEGSPFPWLVSDFGLVDAIECGIVKVPRLPVRDDAGTKDDAGRPDPRYFRLWHNITQKDLKAGDYIRRGQPKPEAIYKYAEGALATLAAQWKKHFEKAREDADGQPFVPPAMIVVCDNTDLAEVFFRKISGEQEEETANEQGKTIQVKKYQASAILPELGNTEKEQHTIRIDSDLLKKIETEEGESKDEAALRLREIIDTVGKRGGAGEQVRCIVSVSMLTEGWDANNVTHVLGVRAFGSQLLCEQVVGRGLRRMSYTPDPETGLLPPEYVDVYGIPFSLIPFKSVTPSNPPVPRTYHDIYALPDRAAFEIRMPNVESYVYALRDSGIRCDVDAMEPLIVDQEPGEVWLAPTRGIRDDEGERADAGDFVRQTRDEYYDSVRPQQLIFRLAQLILDDLLRGAEADESERGKIKLLARHQLFPEIVAIVEEYIRKKVTFRPGTDERELGLERYSRMLRERVRDNILPAVASEDRKLLPVLNSFEQYTTTANVNSKTTRPVRRLVKSHLNAAVIFSDLERRAIEVMEELDCVECFTPNDRQIGLIVPYEYGENAHNYEPDFLVRLKNGVMVMLEIKGGGGLIHAEDQVKAKNAAARKWTAAVNNLGKYGQWDFEVCEDPNKLWAILRKHCPEAGENRPFRFVEPNRETAWRDCVPLTTLQAAAGRFGEEQLSFDRFDEWAGEWIVWDGAPRFSEGMFVARVYGKSMEPMIPDGAYCLFKSPSAGTRVGKVVLVWHSGVSDPHTGGQYTVKIYESEKRGAEEGEWEHTRVILRPKNPDFEPIILEPEEENEVRVVAEFVTVVGS, encoded by the coding sequence ATGAGCAAGGGGAGAGCGAGCCGCCGCGAGGAGACGCCGCCGCCCGATTGGAAGCCGACGCAGGCGGTGGACAATCCGGTCATCAACGATCCCTACGGCGAACCGACCAAGCACTGGCTCTATAAGGAGGGCGTCCCGAGCCTGATGGACGGGCGGCGGGAGGCGAGCTACTGGTTCAAGACGAAGAGGACCGGCGCGAAGGAGCAGGATCTCTTCGCCGAGGAGGAGAGGGACAGCCTCCCGTTGGTGAACGCGCTCCGCGGGGACGTGAAGCGGTGGCGTGAATCGGGTTACCGCGGCGCCTCGCGGGTGACCAAGGAACTCCTCGAATGGTGGATGGGGGAGGATCGCCCGAGGCGCCTCTTCTTCTGCCAGAGAGAGTCGGCGGAGACACTCATCTACCTGCTCGAGCTGGCTCTTCCCGGGCGGCTGCACGCCACCGGTTTCAAGAACTTCGAGGTGGGCGCCGGGGTCGTGGATCAGCTCCGTCGCGGCGAACCACCGGATCTCCCCTCGCTGGTCGGCGATCACCCGCCGCGTCTCATCGATCCCCCCTCCGACGCGGATCTGCTCCCGCTCCTGCGGCTCGGCTGCAAGATGGCGACCGGGAGCGGCAAGACGATCATCATGGGGATGCTGATCGCCTGGGCGTTCTGCAACCGGGGGAGGAATCCGGCGTCGGCGCACTACCCGAGCGGGGTGCTGGTCTGCGCGCCGAACCTCACGGTGAGGAAGAGGCTGCAGGTACTCCGCCCGGAGGATCCGGACAACTACTACGACGCCTTCGATCTGGTGCCGCCCAAGTACCGCGAATACCTGAACGCGGGGAAGGTGCTCATCACCAACTGGCACGTCTTCGCGCCGAAGAGCGAGCACGTGGAAGGGGGGAAGAGCTACGCGGTGGTGAACAAGGGGGAGGAGACCCCCGAGGCGTTCACCAAGGACCGGCTCGGCGATCTCGTGAGCCGTCTGCCGATCCTGGTGCTGAACGATGAAGGGCACCACTGCTGGCGGGGGCGGCCGCTCAGCAAGAAGGAGGAGAAGGAGGCGGTCGAGGGGCTGGACCGGGAGAAGAAGAAGGAGTTGTCGGAGGAGGCGGACACGGCGCGCGTCTGGCTCGCCGGACTCGACCGGATCAACAACAGCGGGCTGGCCGGCCGGAACGGCGGAGGCCCGGCCCCGGCGATTCTGGGGTGCGTCGATCTCTCGGCGACCCCATTTTACCTCTCCACGAGCGGCTATCCGGAGGGGAGCCCCTTCCCGTGGCTGGTGAGCGATTTCGGCTTGGTGGACGCGATCGAGTGCGGCATCGTCAAGGTGCCGAGGCTGCCGGTCCGTGACGACGCGGGGACGAAGGACGACGCGGGGCGGCCCGACCCCAGGTACTTCCGCCTCTGGCATAACATCACCCAAAAGGATCTGAAGGCGGGAGACTACATCCGGCGGGGACAGCCCAAGCCGGAGGCGATCTACAAGTACGCCGAGGGGGCGCTGGCGACGCTCGCCGCGCAGTGGAAGAAACACTTCGAAAAGGCCCGGGAGGACGCGGACGGGCAACCCTTCGTTCCCCCCGCGATGATCGTGGTCTGCGACAACACCGATCTGGCGGAGGTTTTCTTCCGGAAGATCAGCGGGGAGCAGGAGGAGGAAACGGCGAACGAGCAGGGGAAGACGATCCAGGTCAAGAAATACCAGGCGAGCGCCATCCTGCCCGAGCTGGGGAACACCGAAAAGGAACAGCACACCATACGGATCGACTCGGATCTGCTCAAGAAGATCGAGACGGAGGAGGGGGAGAGCAAGGACGAGGCAGCCCTCCGTCTCAGGGAGATCATCGACACGGTCGGGAAGCGAGGGGGGGCAGGGGAGCAGGTACGGTGCATCGTGTCGGTTTCGATGCTCACCGAGGGGTGGGACGCAAACAACGTGACCCACGTGCTCGGCGTGCGGGCCTTCGGGAGCCAGCTCCTCTGCGAACAGGTCGTCGGGCGCGGGCTCCGGAGGATGAGTTATACGCCCGACCCGGAGACCGGGCTGCTGCCGCCGGAGTATGTCGACGTCTACGGCATTCCCTTCTCGCTGATTCCGTTCAAGTCGGTGACGCCGAGCAATCCACCCGTCCCGAGGACCTATCACGACATCTACGCGCTGCCCGATCGGGCGGCGTTCGAGATCCGTATGCCGAACGTGGAGAGCTACGTGTACGCCCTGCGGGACTCGGGGATCCGGTGCGACGTGGACGCGATGGAGCCCTTGATCGTGGATCAGGAGCCGGGCGAGGTGTGGCTCGCGCCGACGCGGGGGATCCGGGACGACGAAGGTGAGAGGGCGGACGCGGGGGATTTCGTCCGGCAGACGAGGGACGAGTACTACGATTCCGTGCGTCCCCAGCAGCTGATCTTCCGTCTCGCCCAACTCATCCTGGACGATCTCCTCAGGGGCGCCGAGGCGGACGAGTCGGAGCGGGGAAAGATCAAGCTGCTCGCGCGGCACCAGCTCTTCCCGGAAATCGTCGCGATCGTGGAGGAGTACATCCGCAAGAAGGTGACCTTCCGCCCCGGCACGGACGAGAGGGAACTGGGCCTCGAACGGTACAGCCGGATGCTACGAGAGAGAGTGCGGGACAACATCCTGCCGGCCGTCGCGAGCGAGGACCGGAAGCTCCTCCCGGTGTTGAACTCCTTCGAGCAGTACACGACGACGGCGAATGTCAACTCGAAGACGACGCGGCCGGTCCGGCGGCTCGTGAAAAGCCACCTGAACGCGGCGGTGATCTTCAGCGATTTAGAGCGCCGGGCGATCGAGGTCATGGAGGAACTCGACTGCGTCGAGTGTTTCACTCCCAACGACCGACAGATCGGATTGATCGTTCCGTACGAGTACGGCGAAAACGCGCACAACTACGAGCCGGACTTCCTCGTGCGATTGAAGAACGGCGTGATGGTGATGCTGGAGATCAAGGGGGGAGGAGGGCTCATCCACGCGGAAGACCAAGTCAAGGCGAAGAACGCCGCCGCGCGGAAATGGACCGCCGCGGTTAATAACCTGGGGAAATACGGGCAATGGGATTTCGAGGTCTGCGAGGATCCGAACAAACTGTGGGCTATCCTGCGGAAGCATTGTCCGGAGGCGGGGGAGAACCGGCCCTTCCGATTCGTCGAGCCGAATCGCGAAACCGCTTGGAGGGATTGCGTTCCGCTCACGACCTTGCAGGCGGCGGCCGGCCGTTTCGGGGAGGAGCAGCTTTCCTTCGATCGCTTCGACGAGTGGGCGGGAGAGTGGATTGTCTGGGACGGGGCGCCCAGATTCTCGGAGGGCATGTTCGTTGCGCGGGTGTACGGGAAGTCGATGGAACCGATGATCCCGGACGGCGCGTATTGTCTATTCAAGTCGCCGTCCGCCGGGACGAGGGTGGGGAAGGTCGTTCTCGTCTGGCATTCCGGCGTGTCCGATCCCCATACCGGCGGCCAGTACACCGTGAAGATCTATGAAAGCGAAAAGCGGGGCGCCGAAGAGGGGGAATGGGAGCACACACGGGTGATTCTGAGGCCGAAGAACCCGGACTTCGAGCCGATCATCCTCGAGCCGGAGGAAGAGAACGAGGTGCGGGTCGTGGCCGAGTTCGTGACCGTTGTGGGGAGTTAG
- a CDS encoding TonB-dependent receptor, with the protein MHGATLARTSRARIPFVAALCLAAAVIVPNAAASDGGAGAAPNPAEGAAEWDTTFVADPIVVTATRVETARRKVPGSVSVIEGEELRATGATSVLDAIASSSPGLYVTQRNVAGFGLGPGAAGQIAMRGIGGEAPNSQVLVLVDGRPDYVGLFGHPVPDAYALGEVERVEVLRGPASAVYGQNAMGGVIHILTRRQGAPGLRFPFRAEFGPWGTVDASATAAGMLHNGLDWRMTIGRTQTDGHRSDAPDDYERTQASGSIGWRRGPWDFRMQGAMVPIEGKDPGPEGGAPGLEIDITRYNGSLSATYHEGATTARVLPYVNWGRHEFSDGWDSYDRVIGVTAFASRALGRGYVATAGFDFSRAGGEAETRTETGVTDWGAYHIVETAPSLTLQAPVTSRITLAGTARAHHHTTYGWIFVPEGGVAVEALPVLTLRASASRGFRSPTIRDLYLLPPSDEDLEPERTVNVEFGAAWEMTRRVATEVSLWRMTGDNMILFTAPPPAYVNSGEFTHQGIEWELRWAHPLFRGRLFAAFQDLEDETIGKPEQMLGLTVSSRRHGFRVSGEARRVDRLYGANGRKDELPGYTLLNLTLARSIGAGVELQVAGRNLLDEDYETITGYPMPGAHAIFAIAAELGGE; encoded by the coding sequence ATGCATGGAGCGACTTTGGCGCGCACGAGCCGCGCCCGGATTCCGTTCGTCGCGGCGCTTTGTCTCGCCGCGGCCGTGATCGTCCCGAACGCCGCCGCATCGGACGGAGGTGCGGGCGCGGCGCCGAACCCCGCCGAAGGGGCCGCCGAGTGGGACACCACCTTCGTCGCCGACCCGATCGTGGTGACCGCCACGCGCGTCGAGACGGCGAGGCGCAAGGTACCCGGCTCGGTGTCGGTGATCGAGGGGGAGGAACTCCGCGCCACCGGAGCGACGTCGGTTCTGGACGCGATCGCGTCCTCGTCTCCCGGGCTCTACGTCACGCAAAGGAACGTCGCCGGCTTCGGCCTCGGGCCGGGCGCGGCGGGGCAGATCGCCATGCGCGGGATCGGCGGCGAGGCCCCCAACAGCCAGGTGCTCGTCCTCGTCGACGGGCGGCCGGACTACGTCGGCCTCTTCGGGCACCCGGTGCCGGACGCCTACGCGCTCGGCGAGGTGGAGCGCGTAGAGGTGTTGCGCGGGCCGGCGTCGGCGGTGTACGGACAGAACGCGATGGGGGGGGTGATCCACATCCTCACGCGGCGGCAGGGCGCGCCCGGGCTTCGTTTCCCCTTCCGCGCCGAGTTCGGTCCCTGGGGGACTGTGGACGCCAGCGCCACCGCGGCCGGCATGCTGCACAACGGCCTCGACTGGCGGATGACGATCGGCCGCACACAAACCGACGGCCACCGCTCCGACGCGCCGGACGACTACGAAAGGACGCAGGCGTCCGGGTCGATCGGCTGGCGGCGCGGGCCGTGGGATTTCCGCATGCAGGGGGCGATGGTCCCCATCGAAGGGAAGGATCCGGGGCCGGAGGGGGGCGCGCCCGGCCTCGAGATCGACATCACCCGCTACAACGGCTCCCTCTCGGCGACCTATCATGAAGGGGCGACGACGGCGCGGGTGCTCCCCTATGTGAACTGGGGGAGGCACGAGTTCAGCGACGGCTGGGATTCCTACGATCGCGTGATCGGCGTGACCGCCTTCGCGAGCCGCGCCCTCGGGCGTGGATACGTGGCGACCGCCGGGTTCGATTTCTCGCGCGCCGGCGGCGAGGCGGAGACGCGGACCGAGACGGGCGTCACCGACTGGGGCGCCTATCACATCGTCGAAACGGCGCCGTCGCTCACGTTGCAGGCGCCGGTGACGAGCCGGATCACGCTGGCCGGCACGGCGCGGGCGCACCACCACACCACCTACGGCTGGATCTTCGTGCCCGAGGGGGGCGTGGCGGTGGAAGCGCTGCCGGTGCTGACGCTGCGCGCGTCCGCCTCGCGCGGCTTCCGCTCGCCGACGATCCGCGACCTCTATCTCCTCCCGCCGTCGGACGAGGATCTGGAGCCGGAGCGCACGGTGAACGTCGAGTTCGGCGCGGCGTGGGAGATGACGCGCCGCGTCGCGACCGAGGTCTCTCTCTGGCGGATGACCGGCGACAACATGATCCTCTTCACCGCGCCGCCGCCCGCCTACGTGAACAGCGGAGAGTTCACCCATCAAGGGATCGAGTGGGAGTTGCGCTGGGCGCACCCGCTCTTTCGCGGCCGCCTCTTCGCCGCCTTCCAGGACCTGGAGGACGAGACGATCGGCAAGCCGGAGCAGATGCTCGGGCTCACCGTTTCGTCGCGCCGCCACGGTTTCCGGGTGAGCGGCGAGGCGAGGCGCGTCGACCGTCTCTACGGGGCGAACGGCCGGAAGGACGAACTCCCCGGCTACACCTTACTGAATCTCACCCTCGCCCGTTCGATCGGCGCCGGCGTGGAGTTGCAGGTCGCCGGCCGGAACCTGCTGGACGAGGATTACGAGACGATCACCGGGTATCCGATGCCGGGCGCCCACGCCATCTTCGCGATCGCGGCGGAGCTCGGAGGGGAGTAG